The following proteins are encoded in a genomic region of Labilithrix sp.:
- the def gene encoding peptide deformylase translates to MAIRKIATIGHPVLREVARAVTKEELASERVQRFIDDLVETMRDAAGAGLAANQVYEPIRITAIEINKNPRYPYKPNYPLTILVNPVLTPTTDEQFLNYEGCLSVPNLRGEVKRYTGVHVKAWDRHGNDLAFEVKGLTAGTFQHECDHLDGKVFLDRVHDTRSLTTWTDFERHHMAAFVERAKALVAKHGA, encoded by the coding sequence ATGGCCATCCGCAAGATCGCGACGATCGGACACCCGGTGCTGCGCGAGGTCGCGCGCGCGGTGACGAAGGAGGAGCTCGCCTCGGAGCGGGTGCAGCGCTTCATCGACGACCTCGTCGAGACGATGCGCGACGCCGCGGGCGCGGGCCTGGCGGCGAACCAGGTGTACGAGCCGATCCGCATCACGGCGATCGAGATCAACAAGAACCCGCGTTACCCGTACAAGCCGAACTACCCGCTCACGATCCTGGTGAACCCGGTCCTCACGCCGACGACGGACGAGCAGTTCCTGAACTACGAGGGCTGCCTCTCGGTCCCGAACCTCCGCGGCGAGGTGAAGCGGTACACCGGCGTGCACGTGAAGGCGTGGGATCGCCACGGCAACGACCTCGCCTTCGAGGTGAAGGGCCTCACCGCGGGCACCTTCCAGCACGAGTGCGACCACCTCGACGGCAAGGTCTTCCTCGATCGCGTGCATGATACACGCTCCCTCACGACCTGGACCGACTTCGAGCGCCACCACATGGCCGCCTTCGTCGAACGCGCCAAGGCCCTCGTCGCGAAGCACGGCGCCTGA
- a CDS encoding protein kinase: protein MTAKSASQPRVSGKLPAAGFKVGDLLASKYRVERLLGEGGMGVVVEAYHELLDQRVAVKLLYQEVADREAQQRLLMEARAAAKLQSEHVARVIDVDVGPDGLPFIVMELLEGGDLCQLVDVRGALPRWLVVDYILQALEGLAHAHGRGIIHRDLKPSNLFLTNKVDGTQVIKILDFGISKSQDPGDRHQKQLTGGRGVLGSPPYMSPEQVRAPKTVDHRTDIWSIGVCMYELLSNSMPFGGDEIQETFAQILEKQPLPLTRLVDGIPEGLEQVVMKCLAKKREDRWTDVAELARALAPFGSGAWIQAPDRIQATLARALMEDITSSSGTRLRGPVSTGRIHAGPPSSSHSHPSHPGMPIANQRRLDSAELHGTANTVVIGFDRKPKKWLLPVVAAMGACLAIGCGLIGVWYMQTRVTPLPAEAPVVAIEEPPPPAETVPVAPPPAPTPGNLIGASPMPPEPSAAPTTGKTPRSTHASRPATTPKASTASPSPSPQKLPSVLGNSRQ, encoded by the coding sequence ATGACGGCGAAGTCCGCCTCGCAGCCCCGTGTCTCCGGCAAGTTGCCGGCGGCGGGGTTCAAGGTCGGCGACCTACTCGCGAGCAAGTACCGCGTCGAGCGGCTCCTCGGAGAAGGTGGCATGGGCGTCGTCGTCGAGGCGTACCACGAGCTGCTCGATCAGCGCGTCGCGGTAAAGCTGCTCTATCAAGAGGTTGCCGATCGCGAGGCGCAGCAGCGCTTGCTGATGGAGGCGCGCGCGGCGGCGAAGCTCCAGAGCGAGCACGTCGCGCGCGTCATCGACGTCGACGTCGGGCCCGACGGCCTGCCGTTCATCGTCATGGAGCTGCTCGAAGGCGGCGACCTCTGTCAGCTCGTCGACGTGCGCGGTGCGCTGCCGCGCTGGCTCGTCGTCGACTACATCCTGCAGGCGCTCGAAGGCCTCGCGCACGCGCATGGTCGCGGGATCATTCATCGCGATCTGAAACCGTCGAACCTGTTCCTCACGAACAAGGTCGACGGCACGCAGGTGATCAAGATCCTCGACTTCGGGATCTCGAAGTCGCAGGACCCCGGCGATCGTCATCAGAAGCAGCTCACGGGCGGGAGGGGCGTGCTCGGCTCGCCGCCGTACATGTCTCCGGAGCAGGTGCGCGCGCCGAAGACGGTCGATCATCGGACGGACATCTGGTCGATCGGCGTCTGCATGTACGAGCTGCTCTCGAACTCGATGCCGTTCGGCGGCGACGAGATCCAGGAGACGTTCGCGCAGATCCTCGAGAAGCAGCCGCTGCCGCTCACGCGCCTCGTCGACGGCATCCCCGAAGGCCTCGAGCAGGTCGTCATGAAGTGCCTCGCGAAGAAGCGCGAGGACCGCTGGACCGACGTCGCCGAGCTGGCGCGCGCGCTCGCTCCGTTCGGCTCCGGCGCGTGGATCCAGGCGCCCGACCGCATCCAGGCCACGCTCGCGCGCGCGTTGATGGAGGACATCACGAGCTCGAGCGGCACGCGGCTGCGCGGGCCCGTCTCGACCGGCCGCATCCACGCCGGCCCTCCGTCGTCGTCGCACTCGCATCCCTCGCACCCGGGGATGCCGATCGCGAACCAGCGACGACTCGACTCCGCCGAGCTGCACGGCACCGCGAACACCGTCGTCATCGGCTTCGATCGCAAGCCGAAGAAGTGGCTGCTCCCCGTCGTCGCGGCGATGGGGGCGTGCCTCGCGATCGGGTGCGGCCTGATCGGTGTATGGTACATGCAAACCCGCGTCACCCCGCTCCCGGCCGAGGCGCCCGTCGTCGCGATCGAGGAGCCGCCGCCGCCCGCCGAGACGGTGCCGGTGGCGCCGCCGCCGGCGCCGACGCCGGGCAACCTGATCGGCGCGTCGCCGATGCCGCCGGAGCCGAGCGCCGCGCCGACGACGGGCAAGACCCCGCGCAGCACGCACGCCTCGCGCCCCGCGACGACGCCCAAAGCCTCCACCGCATCACCCTCTCCGTCTCCGCAAAAGCTGCCTTCCGTTCTTGGCAACAGCCGACAGTGA
- a CDS encoding ATP phosphoribosyltransferase regulatory subunit, producing the protein MKGTLEHPLPEGMRDLLPEEAERRRDLVERLLARFARRGYRVVTPPIFELASVLERGLRSEDHLKFVEPDSGEVCILRPDMTAQIARIVATRFAGRAPPFRLAYEGTVVRRRTSRAKKHRQIPQVGVELCGVAGADGDLELLETAADALAEGAGLQRFTIDLSDAGIVRALLAGVAPPLAAQVSHALAQKDEPTLHELAADLPHGRRVLALAHLHGGRDAIVDAIALLGGTAAEEPARRLLALFDAAAARGLGARLSADPGEVRSLAYYTGTIFSLYAEGPGEPIGGGGRYDDLLSRYGAPQPAVGFGLDLDALEWALESQGGHAK; encoded by the coding sequence ATGAAGGGCACGCTCGAGCATCCGCTCCCGGAGGGGATGCGCGACCTCCTCCCGGAAGAGGCGGAGCGACGGCGCGACCTCGTCGAACGGCTCCTCGCGCGCTTCGCGCGTCGCGGGTACCGCGTCGTCACGCCGCCGATCTTCGAGCTCGCGAGCGTCCTCGAGCGCGGCCTCCGGAGCGAGGACCACCTCAAGTTCGTCGAGCCCGACTCGGGCGAGGTCTGCATCCTGCGGCCCGACATGACGGCGCAGATCGCGCGCATCGTCGCGACGCGCTTCGCCGGCCGCGCGCCGCCGTTTCGTCTCGCGTACGAAGGGACGGTCGTGCGCCGCCGCACGTCGCGCGCGAAGAAGCACCGCCAGATCCCGCAGGTCGGCGTCGAGCTCTGCGGCGTGGCCGGCGCGGACGGCGACCTCGAGCTGCTCGAGACGGCGGCCGACGCGCTCGCAGAGGGCGCGGGCCTCCAGCGCTTCACGATCGACCTCTCCGACGCGGGGATCGTGCGCGCGCTCCTCGCCGGCGTCGCGCCGCCGCTCGCGGCGCAGGTCTCGCACGCGCTCGCGCAGAAGGACGAGCCGACGCTCCACGAGCTCGCCGCCGACCTCCCGCACGGACGGCGCGTGCTCGCGCTCGCGCACCTCCACGGCGGCCGCGACGCGATCGTCGACGCGATCGCGCTCCTCGGCGGGACCGCGGCGGAGGAGCCCGCGCGCCGTCTCCTCGCGCTCTTCGACGCCGCGGCCGCGCGCGGGCTCGGCGCGCGCCTCTCCGCCGATCCGGGCGAGGTGCGATCGCTTGCATATTACACGGGCACGATCTTCTCGCTCTACGCCGAGGGGCCGGGCGAGCCGATCGGCGGCGGAGGTCGCTACGACGATCTCCTCTCCCGCTACGGCGCGCCGCAGCCGGCGGTGGGCTTCGGCCTCGACCTCGACGCGCTCGAATGGGCGCTCGAGTCGCAAGGCGGGCATGCTAAGTAG
- a CDS encoding TIGR02757 family protein has translation MKTAKADAREALLRKTLDDVRARADLRARRAADPVDFVHRYQARVDRELVALVAANLAFGNVKAIRLKVAELLDRVGPSPSKAADDPARLHELLDGWKHRVFKGEDVAKLLAGARKVQREAGSLGKAFAAALKAADRAIDDEHEALREALAAFCDRLRVAGGLPLPGASKRTDRRGPVSILSNARAGGGAKRLLLFLRWMMRPADGIDLGLWGVPARRLLMPVDVHIHKLALNLGLTRRSDVSWKTAVEITTALARFDPTDPTRYDFSLCHMGMLQRCPSRRDPVRCEGCGVRPVCIRWQTSQRTA, from the coding sequence GTGAAGACGGCGAAGGCGGACGCGCGAGAGGCGCTCCTCCGGAAGACGCTCGACGACGTGCGCGCGCGCGCCGACCTGCGCGCGCGCCGGGCGGCGGATCCGGTCGACTTCGTGCATCGGTACCAGGCGCGCGTCGATCGCGAGCTCGTCGCGCTCGTCGCCGCGAACCTCGCGTTCGGGAACGTGAAGGCGATCCGGCTCAAGGTCGCCGAGCTGCTCGACCGCGTCGGGCCCTCGCCGTCGAAGGCGGCCGACGATCCGGCGCGGCTCCACGAGCTCCTCGACGGCTGGAAGCACCGCGTGTTCAAGGGCGAGGACGTCGCGAAGCTCCTCGCCGGCGCGCGGAAGGTGCAGCGCGAGGCCGGCTCGCTCGGCAAGGCCTTCGCCGCCGCGCTGAAGGCGGCGGACCGCGCGATCGACGACGAGCACGAGGCCCTCCGCGAAGCGCTCGCCGCGTTCTGCGATCGGCTCCGCGTCGCGGGCGGCCTGCCGCTCCCGGGCGCGTCGAAGAGGACCGATCGCCGCGGGCCGGTGAGCATCCTCTCGAACGCGCGGGCGGGCGGGGGAGCGAAGCGGCTCCTCCTCTTCCTCCGCTGGATGATGCGGCCCGCCGACGGGATCGACCTCGGCCTCTGGGGCGTGCCCGCGCGCCGGCTCCTCATGCCGGTCGACGTCCACATCCACAAGCTCGCGCTGAACCTCGGGCTCACGCGGCGGAGCGACGTCTCGTGGAAGACCGCGGTCGAGATCACGACCGCGCTCGCCCGCTTCGATCCGACGGATCCGACGCGGTACGACTTCTCGCTCTGCCACATGGGGATGCTCCAGCGATGCCCGTCGAGGCGCGATCCGGTGCGCTGCGAGGGCTGCGGAGTACGGCCGGTCTGTATTCGGTGGCAAACCTCCCAAAGAACGGCGTGA
- the nuoB gene encoding NADH-quinone oxidoreductase subunit NuoB, which yields MGELKSPGAAAEGTSKITIEGGASGTSGFATTKLDALLAWARKWSLFKYPFVTACCGMEFMALTSPRFDGSARFGAEAPRFSPRQSDLLWVVGTISQRQAPVLKRIYEQMMEPKWVLAFGTCASCGGFYDNYTTVPGIDKIIPCDVYVPGCPPRPEAVLDGLILLQDKITKNATGDRRPGIVKPREDPIRDLVKLRRKDKEDNA from the coding sequence ATGGGAGAGCTGAAGAGCCCCGGCGCTGCGGCGGAGGGGACGAGCAAGATCACGATCGAGGGCGGCGCGAGCGGCACCTCCGGCTTCGCGACGACCAAGCTCGACGCGCTCCTCGCGTGGGCGCGCAAGTGGTCGCTCTTCAAGTACCCCTTCGTCACCGCCTGCTGCGGGATGGAGTTCATGGCGCTCACGAGCCCGCGCTTCGACGGCTCCGCCCGCTTCGGCGCCGAGGCCCCGCGCTTCTCGCCGCGCCAGAGCGATCTGCTCTGGGTCGTCGGCACCATCTCGCAGCGCCAGGCGCCGGTGCTCAAGCGCATCTACGAGCAGATGATGGAGCCCAAGTGGGTCCTCGCGTTCGGCACCTGTGCGAGCTGCGGCGGCTTCTACGACAACTACACGACCGTGCCCGGGATCGACAAAATCATCCCGTGCGACGTCTACGTCCCGGGCTGCCCGCCGCGCCCCGAGGCCGTGCTCGACGGCCTGATCCTGCTCCAGGACAAGATCACGAAGAACGCGACCGGCGACCGCCGGCCCGGCATCGTCAAGCCGCGTGAAGACCCCATCCGCGACCTCGTGAAGCTGCGTCGCAAAGACAAGGAAGACAACGCATGA
- a CDS encoding PEGA domain-containing protein, which translates to MRFLRVCAFGLAALFWQVTAAAAPPQPAGPIDPAGAREQLKIGYGLAQEGKCAEALPHLLESLRLDARAITLLNLADCEEKTGKLTDALVHWADARARAAAEGQRPIEEEASARAAALEPKMPRLTIVLASTAPPDATVERDGIALGSPSLGVPLPLDPGPHTITVKARGHEPASKEVTLAEGEKQTIEVEAGPALATPPPPPPPKLPVEETKSGGMSPLVPIGFGVGAVGIIAGTITGLMTLSRASEINDACPNKQCRDSADRDNAESAQSLGTVSTVAFIVGGVGAAVGVVGLLTGGKKTEPKVDVGFGPTNLVLRGRF; encoded by the coding sequence ATGCGCTTTCTTCGCGTCTGCGCGTTCGGGCTCGCTGCGCTCTTCTGGCAAGTGACGGCGGCGGCCGCGCCGCCGCAACCGGCCGGGCCGATCGATCCTGCGGGTGCGCGGGAGCAGCTGAAGATCGGCTACGGCCTCGCGCAGGAAGGGAAGTGCGCCGAGGCGCTGCCGCATCTCCTCGAGAGCCTTCGTCTCGACGCGCGCGCGATTACGCTCCTCAACCTCGCCGACTGCGAGGAGAAGACGGGCAAGCTCACCGACGCGCTGGTCCACTGGGCCGACGCACGAGCCCGCGCCGCGGCGGAGGGGCAGCGACCGATCGAAGAAGAGGCCTCCGCGCGCGCCGCGGCGCTCGAGCCGAAGATGCCGCGTCTCACGATCGTCCTCGCGAGCACCGCGCCTCCCGACGCGACGGTGGAGCGAGACGGCATCGCGCTCGGCTCGCCGTCGCTCGGCGTGCCGCTGCCGCTCGACCCGGGCCCCCACACCATCACGGTGAAGGCGCGCGGCCATGAGCCCGCGAGCAAGGAGGTCACGCTCGCGGAAGGCGAGAAGCAGACGATCGAGGTCGAGGCCGGGCCCGCGCTGGCGACGCCGCCCCCGCCCCCTCCGCCCAAGCTTCCGGTCGAGGAGACCAAGAGCGGAGGAATGAGCCCGCTCGTCCCGATCGGCTTCGGCGTCGGCGCGGTCGGCATCATCGCCGGCACGATCACGGGGCTCATGACGCTCAGCCGCGCGAGCGAGATCAACGACGCGTGCCCGAACAAGCAATGCCGCGACTCGGCCGATCGCGACAACGCCGAGTCGGCGCAGTCGCTCGGAACGGTATCGACCGTCGCCTTCATTGTCGGCGGCGTCGGCGCTGCAGTCGGCGTCGTGGGGCTCCTCACCGGCGGCAAGAAGACGGAGCCGAAGGTCGACGTCGGGTTTGGGCCGACGAACCTCGTGCTGCGAGGGCGCTTCTGA
- a CDS encoding NADH-quinone oxidoreductase subunit C, producing MSVRALEALKNRFGDVVVETHSDWGDDTAVVKAESWKEVCRFLRDDPSMAFDMPVDLCAVDFPERSPRFEIVLHLYSVGKRQRLRLKARVGDAEGDDAAIDSVTDVWVGVNWYERETYDLMGIQFKGHPDLRRILMYPEFEGHPLRKDYPANKTQPLVPYRTEEEAGLTLDKQAPFGIDEGMPFGRRTFDERDN from the coding sequence ATGAGCGTCCGCGCGCTCGAGGCGCTGAAGAACCGGTTCGGCGACGTCGTGGTCGAGACCCACTCCGACTGGGGCGACGACACCGCAGTCGTGAAGGCCGAGAGCTGGAAGGAGGTCTGCCGCTTCCTCCGCGACGATCCTTCGATGGCCTTCGACATGCCGGTCGACCTCTGCGCGGTGGACTTCCCCGAGCGCAGCCCGCGCTTCGAGATCGTCCTCCACCTCTACTCGGTCGGGAAGCGCCAGCGCCTCCGGCTGAAGGCCCGCGTCGGCGACGCGGAGGGAGACGACGCGGCGATCGACTCCGTCACCGACGTCTGGGTCGGCGTGAACTGGTACGAGCGCGAGACCTACGATCTGATGGGGATCCAGTTCAAGGGTCACCCCGACCTCCGGCGCATCCTCATGTACCCGGAGTTCGAGGGGCACCCGCTCCGCAAGGACTACCCCGCGAACAAGACGCAGCCGCTCGTCCCGTACCGCACGGAGGAAGAGGCCGGCCTCACGCTCGACAAGCAAGCGCCGTTCGGCATCGACGAGGGCATGCCCTTCGGTCGCCGGACCTTCGACGAGAGGGACAACTGA
- a CDS encoding protein kinase encodes MNVDCGSARDRLGRTLGGKYHLREVLGAGGTAVVYRADSLDGSQVAVKVLHDHLSRSEEVCRRFVREGQLGNVLEHPGTVRVLDHGSTDEGCPYLVLEFLEGESLEERRVRSGGRIDLWETLDYCDQLLAVLEIAHAKSVVHRDIKPSNLFVTKQGRLKVLDFGIARLVDDTSATSTKTGQMVGTPAFMPPEQALSRPRDVDARTDIWSVGATLFTLLSGEHVHIAETSSEHLVKAATLHARSLAKALPGVPANVEGLVARCLSFDKEERWPSASVMRAELRGVRDDPGRRLGTTSAPPPERTPSNPSMPTVIGESSSARLRAVAGPPSSGRVGPPSSGRIGPPSSGRMLSYDTSPTTYSEPMLPVNSDRYIDSVANMALSSNPGAYDLPGVHRRRWLLPLAIGTSALLFTTTIGALVFAFRAPSPTGKVAAAAVSLQPEAAPAPTLEDRSIPPPPEPVAAAEPEPAPEVKPEPPKPALATPPRASAPTTPSTTVAAPKPAASTARPASRKDVYRPF; translated from the coding sequence ATGAACGTCGATTGCGGATCCGCTCGAGATCGTCTCGGGCGCACGCTCGGCGGAAAATATCACCTGCGCGAGGTGCTCGGCGCAGGCGGCACCGCCGTCGTGTACCGCGCCGACTCGCTCGACGGGTCGCAGGTCGCGGTGAAGGTCCTCCATGATCACTTGAGCAGGAGCGAGGAGGTCTGTCGTCGCTTCGTGCGCGAAGGCCAGCTCGGCAACGTGCTCGAGCATCCAGGCACCGTGCGCGTGCTCGATCACGGCTCCACCGACGAAGGGTGTCCGTACCTCGTCCTCGAGTTCCTCGAAGGCGAGTCGCTCGAGGAGCGCCGCGTGCGCAGCGGCGGCCGCATCGATCTCTGGGAGACGCTCGACTACTGCGATCAGCTCCTCGCCGTGCTCGAGATCGCGCACGCGAAGAGCGTCGTCCATCGCGACATCAAGCCTTCGAACCTCTTCGTCACGAAGCAAGGCCGCTTGAAGGTGCTCGACTTCGGCATCGCGCGGCTCGTCGACGACACCTCCGCGACCTCGACGAAGACGGGGCAGATGGTCGGCACACCCGCCTTCATGCCGCCGGAGCAAGCGCTCTCGCGCCCGCGCGACGTCGACGCGCGCACGGACATCTGGTCGGTCGGCGCGACGCTGTTCACGCTGCTCTCGGGCGAGCACGTGCATATTGCAGAGACCAGCTCGGAGCACCTCGTGAAGGCGGCGACGCTGCACGCGCGCTCGCTCGCGAAGGCGCTCCCGGGCGTCCCCGCGAACGTCGAGGGCCTCGTCGCGCGCTGCCTCTCGTTCGACAAAGAGGAGCGCTGGCCCTCCGCGAGCGTGATGCGCGCGGAGCTCCGCGGCGTGCGCGACGATCCGGGGCGCCGCCTCGGCACGACGTCGGCCCCGCCGCCCGAGCGCACGCCGAGCAACCCGTCGATGCCCACCGTCATCGGCGAGTCGTCGTCCGCGCGCCTCCGCGCCGTCGCCGGGCCTCCGTCGTCGGGCCGCGTCGGGCCTCCGTCGTCGGGGCGCATCGGGCCTCCGTCGTCGGGGCGCATGCTCTCGTACGACACGTCGCCGACGACGTACTCGGAGCCGATGCTCCCGGTGAACAGCGATCGGTACATCGACAGCGTCGCCAACATGGCGCTCTCGTCGAACCCGGGAGCGTACGACCTGCCCGGCGTGCACCGCCGCCGGTGGCTCCTCCCGCTCGCGATCGGGACCTCCGCGCTGCTCTTCACGACGACGATCGGCGCGCTCGTCTTCGCGTTCCGCGCGCCGTCGCCGACGGGGAAGGTCGCCGCCGCGGCGGTGAGCCTCCAGCCCGAGGCCGCGCCCGCGCCGACGCTCGAGGACCGCAGCATCCCGCCGCCGCCGGAGCCGGTCGCCGCGGCGGAGCCGGAGCCGGCGCCGGAGGTGAAGCCCGAGCCGCCGAAGCCGGCGCTCGCGACGCCGCCGCGCGCGTCGGCGCCGACGACGCCGAGCACGACCGTCGCCGCGCCGAAGCCGGCGGCGTCGACGGCGAGGCCCGCTTCGCGCAAGGACGTCTATCGTCCTTTTTGA
- the ndhC gene encoding NADH-quinone oxidoreductase subunit A, translating to MATYLPMFMMIAVAVILAALFFTGATFLGGKLDKTPEKMKPFECGSESSGGNHLKLSVKFYLTAILFVVFDIEAVFIYPWAVQFKSLGWIGLASMFGFLAVVIVALVYVVRKGALEWES from the coding sequence ATCGCCACCTACCTGCCGATGTTCATGATGATCGCGGTCGCGGTCATCCTGGCGGCTCTCTTCTTCACGGGCGCGACCTTCCTCGGCGGCAAGCTCGACAAGACGCCCGAGAAGATGAAGCCGTTCGAGTGCGGCTCGGAGAGCTCCGGCGGCAATCACCTCAAGCTCTCGGTCAAATTCTACCTGACCGCCATCCTCTTCGTCGTCTTCGACATCGAGGCGGTCTTCATCTACCCGTGGGCGGTTCAGTTCAAATCGCTCGGCTGGATCGGGCTCGCGTCGATGTTCGGCTTCCTCGCCGTCGTCATCGTCGCGCTCGTGTACGTCGTTCGGAAAGGAGCTCTCGAATGGGAGAGCTGA
- a CDS encoding NADH-quinone oxidoreductase subunit D — MEPIDLDLEESELELPSEPMHLNMGPSHPAMHGTVRIVLELSGETIVKSDVQIGYLHRGFEKMCERGTWTQVFPYVDRLNYVSPMLNNVGYALAVEKMCDIQVPDRCQWYRMILGELARISDHLTCNGAMAMELGAFTPFLWYIKAREMVWDILEEETGARLTHSFGRIGGMASPPTPALKEMCRTAIPAILKLVEEGEGMLLKNRIFIDRLEGIGNISQKDAIALSWTGPCLRSTGVPYDVRKAHPYLKYDEVDFDVPVGTSGDNMDRFLVRLGELRQSARIILQACDRMPDDGPVNVDDPRVILPAKGDVYTTIEATIQHFKLVMEGAKVPKGECYSYTEGGNGELGFYLVSDGTGTPWRVRIRPPCFPITQGLSDLINGGMLSDIVPTFGSLNMIGGECDH, encoded by the coding sequence ATGGAGCCGATCGACCTCGATCTCGAGGAGAGCGAGCTCGAGCTCCCGTCGGAGCCGATGCACCTCAACATGGGCCCGTCGCACCCGGCGATGCACGGCACCGTGCGCATCGTCCTCGAGCTGTCCGGCGAGACGATCGTGAAGAGCGACGTCCAGATCGGGTACCTGCATCGCGGCTTCGAGAAGATGTGCGAGCGCGGGACCTGGACGCAGGTGTTCCCGTACGTCGATCGCCTCAACTACGTGTCGCCGATGCTCAACAACGTCGGCTACGCGCTGGCGGTCGAGAAGATGTGCGACATCCAGGTGCCGGACCGCTGCCAGTGGTACCGCATGATCCTGGGCGAGCTCGCGCGGATCAGCGATCACCTCACGTGCAACGGCGCGATGGCGATGGAGCTCGGCGCGTTCACGCCGTTCCTCTGGTACATCAAGGCGCGCGAGATGGTCTGGGACATCCTCGAAGAGGAGACCGGCGCTCGCCTCACGCACTCGTTCGGCCGCATCGGCGGGATGGCGAGCCCGCCGACGCCGGCGCTGAAGGAGATGTGCCGCACCGCGATCCCCGCCATCCTCAAGCTCGTCGAGGAAGGCGAGGGGATGCTGCTCAAGAACCGGATCTTCATCGACCGGCTCGAGGGCATCGGGAACATCTCGCAGAAGGACGCGATCGCGCTCTCGTGGACGGGGCCGTGCCTCCGCTCCACCGGCGTGCCGTACGACGTGCGCAAGGCGCACCCGTACCTCAAGTACGACGAGGTCGACTTCGACGTCCCGGTCGGGACGTCGGGCGACAACATGGACCGCTTCCTCGTGCGCCTCGGCGAGCTCCGCCAGTCCGCGCGCATCATCCTCCAGGCGTGCGACCGCATGCCGGACGACGGACCGGTCAACGTCGACGATCCGCGCGTCATCCTCCCCGCGAAGGGCGACGTCTACACGACGATCGAGGCCACCATCCAGCACTTCAAGCTCGTGATGGAGGGCGCGAAGGTCCCGAAGGGCGAGTGCTACTCGTACACCGAGGGCGGCAACGGCGAGCTCGGGTTCTACCTCGTCTCCGACGGCACCGGCACGCCGTGGCGCGTCCGCATCCGTCCGCCGTGCTTCCCGATCACGCAGGGCCTCTCCGACTTGATCAACGGCGGCATGCTGAGCGACATCGTCCCGACGTTCGGCTCGCTGAACATGATCGGCGGAGAGTGCGACCACTGA
- a CDS encoding adenylosuccinate synthase has translation MPAVVIVGAQWGDEGKGKIVDIFTEHADMVVRYGGGPNAGHTLVVGDEKIVVRLIPSGVLRKGVTCVLAQGMVIDPSSLVGELDDLAKRGQGAEERLIVSDRAHAILPYHVLVDGLREKGKGAIGTTKRGVGPCYEDKVARRGVPLGAFRDPARLRDLVARALESWAPTIAALGDEAPSVDEVLAKIEPARVRIVKMLRATQPLVEQAVRAGKKVVLEGAQGTLLDVDHGTYPFVTSSNPTAGGACVGAGVGPSRIDDVIGLVKAYTTRVGGGPFPTELSDDVGERIRKVGQEFGSVTGRPRRTGWLDLPAVRYAVAVNGLDGIALTKLDVLTGLDEVAVCVAYDTPSGRTTELPIDDLDTAKPVLRTFKGWKEELGAARKMDDLPPAAREYLSFIEKELACPLVLVSTGPRRAETIVLRDPFAP, from the coding sequence ATGCCGGCGGTCGTGATCGTAGGAGCGCAGTGGGGCGACGAGGGTAAGGGGAAGATCGTCGACATCTTCACCGAGCACGCCGACATGGTCGTGCGTTACGGAGGCGGCCCGAACGCGGGCCACACGCTGGTGGTGGGAGACGAGAAGATCGTCGTCCGCCTCATCCCGAGCGGCGTCCTCCGCAAGGGCGTCACGTGCGTGCTCGCGCAGGGCATGGTCATCGATCCGTCGAGCCTCGTCGGCGAGCTCGACGACCTCGCGAAGCGGGGGCAGGGCGCGGAGGAGCGGCTCATCGTGTCCGATCGCGCGCACGCGATCCTGCCGTACCACGTGCTCGTCGACGGCCTCCGCGAGAAGGGCAAGGGCGCGATCGGGACGACGAAGCGCGGCGTCGGCCCGTGTTACGAGGACAAGGTCGCGCGCCGCGGCGTCCCGCTCGGCGCCTTCCGCGATCCGGCCCGCCTCCGCGATCTCGTCGCGCGCGCGCTCGAGTCGTGGGCGCCCACGATCGCGGCGCTCGGCGACGAGGCGCCGTCGGTCGACGAGGTGCTCGCGAAGATCGAGCCCGCGCGCGTCCGTATCGTGAAGATGCTGCGCGCGACGCAGCCGCTCGTGGAGCAGGCGGTGCGCGCGGGGAAGAAGGTCGTCCTCGAGGGCGCGCAGGGGACGCTCCTCGACGTCGACCACGGCACGTACCCGTTCGTGACGTCGTCGAACCCGACCGCGGGCGGCGCGTGCGTCGGCGCGGGCGTGGGCCCCTCCCGCATCGACGACGTGATCGGCCTGGTGAAGGCGTACACGACGCGCGTCGGCGGCGGCCCGTTCCCCACCGAGCTCTCCGACGACGTGGGCGAGCGCATCCGCAAGGTCGGCCAGGAGTTCGGCTCCGTCACCGGCCGCCCCCGCCGCACGGGCTGGCTCGATCTCCCCGCCGTACGCTACGCGGTCGCAGTAAACGGCCTCGACGGCATCGCCCTGACGAAGCTCGACGTGCTCACGGGCCTCGACGAGGTCGCCGTCTGCGTCGCGTACGACACGCCGTCGGGGCGCACGACGGAGCTGCCGATCGACGACCTCGACACCGCGAAGCCCGTCCTCCGCACCTTCAAGGGCTGGAAGGAGGAGCTAGGCGCCGCCCGAAAAATGGACGACCTCCCGCCGGCCGCCCGCGAGTACCTCTCCTTCATCGAAAAGGAGCTCGCCTGTCCCCTCGTCCTAGTCAGCACCGGCCCCCGCCGCGCCGAGACGATCGTCCTCCGCGACCCTTTCGCGCCGTGA